Below is a window of Camelina sativa cultivar DH55 chromosome 11, Cs, whole genome shotgun sequence DNA.
GAATATTGTCGCGCTCATCAACCGCCTGACATCTTTCCTTGTTGAAGGTAACATCTAAACCCTCATCATACAACTGACTGATGCTAATCAGATTGGCTTTTAGACCATCAATAAGGTAGATAGATTCCATAGTGGGCTGATCTTTACCCCGAGATGCACCTTTGCCTCTGATTTTCCAACAGCTTCATCCCCAAAAGTGACCTTGTCAGCTAAGCCTTCTTCAAGTTGTATAGCCTTCCTTGATTCCCAGTCATGTGCCTTGAACAACCATTGTCATAGAACCAGTGTTTCGACACAACACTCTGTTGATCATAAATAGTCATCATGTCAGCCTCTTGATGTTTACTCGCCTATATCTTTGAACATCTTTGCGACACTCCTTCAGATACATGAGTGGTATAGTACAGACCAGACATTTGAAATAGCCAGCTATGTGGAGGCTCTGACTTGCATAATAACAGCGACATGTTCTTTTGTTCAGATCTCCGACACTCCACATTTTTGCCTCAACTTCCGATCTTGTCTTTTCCTTCATCGATTTGAGGTGTAAACCATTGTTAATTGTAGTACTTGAAGATCCACTATAACAATACAAATCATTCTTCTTAATGAAAACtcgattgcttcttcttccaacTTTGTGGAACTTCTTCTGGCGTATGAGTTGACTTACACGATTCTTAAATCTGTAATCACACCACAATACCAACATCGACGCAGTTTCCCTCTCAGGTTGTTCACAACAATCATCTGTTTAGTCTTCTGCAGGTTGAACTCAGACGCTCATTTGACAGCACCACCTCTGTTTTTTAGCACTATTGACCCATTCACTGCACTTGCGTCACCACTTGAGTTTCCTCCATGGTTCCTCATACCACCGTTTGCAATCATAGTACCCTTGTGAGTGACCAGCCGTTTATCCAGATCTTTTGCTCCTTTACTCAGCCTCTTGTTAATCTTTAGCTGATCCTCAAGACGTTGTCTcaacaaagacaaaataaatttctccTCAGACAACAATTTCTCAAGAGTGAAGACTCTATAAGGCAGCTCTTCCTTCGCAAACACCAGATCataattctccttcttctaTAGAATAAGATCCTTAGACAGAGAGATGGCTTGTTTCTCAATAGATAAGCCAgccacatcatcttcttcggcTGAATCAATATCACTCCATGTCAGATAAGATTTCCTATGACCATAGCCTTGACGGTTGTAACACTTCAGCACGCTTCTTCTTTCAAGTGTAGAACATTCTGATTGGAAGTGTCCATAACCTTGATATTCAGAACTCTAAGATTCTTTCTCTGCATCAGATatggatgatgaagattgatgcTGCCGTTGTACACTTTTCAGCCTTCTGAACTGCTTCTTGATCAGTACTTCCTTATTACCTTGAACAGACGTCTTAGTTTCTACAATCTTCAAAGTGAATGATTCCTCAGCCTTCTGATCGTTTTTTTTCATCTGCAGTTCATCTGTCTGAACTAATTTCACACATTGATCAACCTTTTGTTCATCAGATTTTAAAGCACCTTTACCATTAGATTTGTGAGAAAGATATACATATGATAAGTTTCTGAGAAATTCCTTGACAAACCTCTAATCCTTGTATACCTTCTTCAGCACTACGACCTCCTGACAAGGCCAGCGTAGTTGACTGTTGAAATGACAGGATGGTGATACATcagatttttccttcttcaccctTCTGGTTTCCTCAAAGAAGGCTTCCAAACGATCCCAGGCTTCTTTCGCTGTCATACACTCTTGCACCATTGCGAACAGATCCATCGGGAAGCAGCTGAAAAAAGTAGATAGCACTTCAGCGTTCTGTTTTCCCTTTAACTTCTCCTCAGCCGTCCACAACTTACAGGGCTTTATTACAGTTTCTCCTCTCATGTTCGTAAGTGTTGGAAGTGACCATCCATCTTCAACAGCGAACCAAGCTTCCATATCACGACTCTGAATCATCTGTCTGATTTGTGCTTTCCAATCATCATAATGCTCAGCGTCAAACACCAGCGGATTGTTCTCATAAATGAACTGTTGTGGATTCTCCATACCTTGTCTCAAGAActcacctgttgaaaagataaaaaaatcttttatcaGGCGTCTGCTCTGATACCCATTGTTATGGTATAGTGACACACAACACACTAATTTATACTTGGAACGCGCAAAGCCAAGGCTTTtctattcaatcttattaacaaaacttATCTTTTACaaggatacaattttgtctcagcccttactcaacctattccTCCCAATAGGATTGAacccgactaagaatgaatctaagcctctctcttttctatctaaaaacacccagtgtagatctaagagaataaaaccacccctctctcttttttatctaaactctcaccagtgtagatctaagagaaagaaaaacaattctctgtgcacttaatcacctccctgattaacgtcacagagaactgggaacacacCTTCTAGGCCTTATTTTTGTGGCTTCaaagtttacaactgtatcaatattctagagtgctcaaattggctcgtggcctactcctagaatatatatacacgacttgAGAAACCATAGAGGACGAATCTCCACGTATCAAGGGATAAGGAAATTGTTTGCTCTCAAgcttatcttttccttatttgttgtagagaatattcttcatatctccaaggaTAAGGAAATTGATTGTTGCTCAATcttatcctttccttatttgttgtgaagaatattcttcatatctccaagaacaatctcgtctctatcttcaatgccaagtcaTCAACTTTCCTTGccacatcatcacatccactcatgtcttgccacgtcagctcacacatccatgtCAACAACTCGGGcgtctgtgatctgatgcagcttcctCATTAGCACAACACTCTGTTCGGTACAACGACTTGTTTCTCACAGCGAGTTGTTTtagaatctgcatttacaagATTCCTTCCAGTCCAAGCCATAGCCAATACGACATAGTAATGGATACAGAACTCCAACCACAACACAATGGCAAAGTATGACATACAAGTATACGAGGAAAAGAAATCCCCACGAGTTTCCTGAAAAATATTTATGAGAATGTTCCTTCACCCCAATATATGCCAAAAAGAAAGCTACTGCGGGAGTGGAATGAGGAATTAGTGACGTATCCAGggaaaaatagatatttttcaCGTCATCTTTTCCGTAGTCAGAATAATCATGAAGGACATAAcagaataaaaacataaaatgttaAGGGGCACCTTCGTAAGATATTTTCCGACCGCTAAGAACTCCTTCAGCGATAATAACTCCACTGCAATGTAACTGTATCAATCAGCTTAAGCATTGACTGCAATATAGTTCTGCTGGAGAATAGATAAAAGAGAAGTAGCTGTATTGTCTTTGTAAAACATtaactttctattttttgaaTCTACCCAGACGCTTTGTACTAATGTATGAATACTAATGTATTTGCAATATAAGCAACCATTTCCCTGCAAAAGTTAAAAGGACAGTCATGTACTACTCatacatgaaaatatatttttttttcttgtgatttCAAAAGAACTCTGAGTTTTGAAATACCAGAAGTGATGCAAACTCTGGTGACTCTCACCCTTAACTGTTGTCCTTGCAAATGCAGCGAAAAAcctattacaaatattttatgaataatGGATTTTATAGCACAATAACAATAGAAAGAAGGGATAGATCACCACGACTTACATCCCCAAAACCATCACTGTCAAAATTCCAGAGACCCCAGCCCACTCTTCAGCATTGAAGCATGGTAGAAAAATCTTATGTTTTCTATAGATTTAGGATTCTAGCATTGAAGCTTAGGGTGTGGAGCATACAGTGTAATACGCAAAATAACTCACTGAAAGTGTTACAGTGATTTGAACTACCGTATCATTGAATACATAGTTAAGCCAAATGACTGATGGAATGGAATGCCAAAAGCTAGGCCAATGCCTAGAAATAAGAGCTCCAAGACAAAAGGTAGAAATTGTAGAAATATATGCGGAAGAGTAAAAGAGAATAGAGAAtagagagaatagagagaaacTGGATATTATTTCTATTAGATCTGAAAATACAAGagagatacaaatatatagaagaagaagataaaaactaGCTGTTACAAAGATGGCTTGcatgaagaagagagacaagacATCATGCATGAAGGAGAGAGAAAGGGACCTCATGCATGAAGGAGAGAGAAAGGacaatcataattattttattccaACATTCTCCCTCAAGCTTGGCATAGGGAGATCATGCCTAGAATAGaattgcctcattaaaaaccttattttATTCCAACATTCTCCCTCAAGCTTGGCATAGGGAGATCATGCCTAGAATAGagttgcctcattaaaaaccttaccaggaaaacccaatgggaaaaaccatggacaagggaaaaagagcacaACAATCACATTTTAGGTTTGTGAATATATCAACTAAGCCAAGCTTGCTTAGAATGAAGTTGCACACCTTTGAATTTGTTGTCTTGGTGAAGATATCAGCAAGTTGATCCGAACTTCTATTATATATGGGAGAGATGGTTCCAAGTTCAACTTTCTCACGAATATGGTGATAGTCCACTTCGATATGTTTGGTGCGCTCATGAAACACAAAATTCGAAGCATTGTGAATAGCAGCTTGGTTGTCACAACGCATGGTGATAGGTTGAGATATCTTGACTCCAAGATCCAAAAACAACGCCTTAAGCCAAATAAGTTCATCAATAGTATCATCCATGGAACGGTACTCAGCTTCAGCACTAGACCTTGAAACCACCTTCTGCTTCTTGCTTCTCCAAGTGACCAAATTCCCAACAACAAACGTACAATAGCCTCCAGTTGATTTCCTATCGGACTTGTCTCCAGCATAACCCGCATCACAATATCCAACAAGCTCAGTGTGGCCATTCTTGTGCATCCAAATGTCTTTGCCTGGAGTTCTACGAAGCACGGAATCGCCGGTGACCTTGCATTTTTCGCTCCGGAACCGGAACCGGAAGCGCATGGAATCGCCTTGGAATCGCGATTCCAAAATTGAGACATTTGGAAACGTGATAGAAGCAACGATCCCGAGTTAGAAGCGCTAGTATTGTACATCGGAAGCGTCGATGACCACATCACATTATTGAAAACTCAACCTTTTGATTTCATGtgaaaaaaatgatgttttatgttgaatcttcCATAAATTCGAAAAGCTTTAGTGTAAAGATTTAAAACCATaacaaagtaaacaaaataCAGTAATGGTGGCAGCTAGGGTTTATTAAAAATTGCAGGTTTTAGgtaggatgaagatgatggcgGAATTATCATTTTAGCCTTCATCagttaaaactaaaagaaaatcaaaacaagcaCCTTATGACTCGAACCCGTGTCATCTCATTCAAAACATGCAAATTTTCCAACAGACCTGGACAATTTCTCGGAATGTTTGTGCCACTGAAAAGATATATCTTctgtatgtaattatttaattaatgtgtgcagactgttaaaaaaaattctaagtaatttttttatgtaggAAAACACTAGCTCTGCAACACCAtccaataatttaaataattaaatattttcttttatatatattattttatattataatactaCACGCTTCCAATGCATATTCgcttcctaatttttttttaaatcgctTTTGTACTTCCAAACGCTTCCGCTTTCGCGTACCCGCTCCCGATTCCATGCAGCTTAGctggagattttttttaagtagctGAGAATCCTTTCCACCATATTCCAATGGTAGATGGTAGGAGCTTTCATATGTTGACttacctggttcacagcaaaacacAAATCAGGGCGAGTAATTGTGAGATAAATGAGCTTACCCCCAATTCTTGGGTATTGTCCAATGTTGTTATAAGGTTCCCCCTCAAGTTCCCCCTTTGTATTTTTCTTCAATGGGAGTATTTACCGGTTTGGCTCCAAGCTTTCCTGTATCATTAAGAAGATCAAGTGCGTACTTTCTCTGAGATAGAAATAGTCCTTCCTCAGAACGACATACTTCTATGCCAAGAAAGTACTTTAGTTCACCCAAgtctttaatatcaaaagtaGACTTAAGAAGGGACTTATTAGTATTTTGAATACCTTCTTTATCATCACCAGA
It encodes the following:
- the LOC104728293 gene encoding sodium/hydrogen exchanger 8-like; translation: MVLGMFFAAFARTTVKGESHQSLHHFWEMVAYIANTLVFIHYGVIIAEGVLSGRKISYEGNSWGFLFLVYLYVILCHCVVVGVLYPLLCRIGYGLDWKESFVTTWTGLRGAVSLSLALSVKQSSGNLFLSSETGTRVGLFS